The following proteins are encoded in a genomic region of Anaerolineae bacterium:
- a CDS encoding rubrerythrin family protein, protein MRKMTKANLEAAFAGESQAHMKYLIFADEAEKEGFPKVARLFRAIAFAEQVHATNHLRALGAVGESPANLQVAIDGETFEVEEMYPAYKAVAELQEEKGANRSTHYALEAEKVHAGMYQKARQSVLAGKDVEVGDIYICEVCGWTVEGEAPDRCPICGATREKFRKF, encoded by the coding sequence ATGCGCAAGATGACCAAAGCCAATCTGGAAGCCGCCTTTGCCGGCGAGAGCCAGGCCCACATGAAGTATCTCATCTTCGCCGACGAGGCCGAGAAAGAGGGATTCCCCAAGGTAGCGCGCCTCTTCCGCGCCATCGCCTTTGCCGAACAGGTGCATGCCACCAATCACCTGCGCGCGCTGGGCGCCGTGGGTGAGTCGCCGGCCAACCTGCAGGTCGCCATCGACGGCGAGACCTTCGAGGTCGAGGAAATGTACCCGGCCTATAAGGCGGTGGCCGAACTGCAGGAGGAGAAGGGTGCCAATCGCTCCACGCATTACGCGCTGGAAGCGGAAAAGGTGCACGCCGGCATGTACCAGAAGGCGCGTCAATCGGTCCTGGCCGGCAAGGATGTCGAGGTCGGCGACATCTACATCTGCGAGGTCTGCGGTTGGACCGTCGAGGGCGAGGCGCCGGACCGCTGTCCCATCTGCGGCGCCACCCGCGAGAAATTCCGCAAGTTCTAA
- a CDS encoding 50S ribosomal protein L28, with protein sequence MAKCELCGKGPQFGHNVSHSNVRTKRMWQPNVQKATVVINGVERTLRICTKCLKTLSKSKE encoded by the coding sequence GTGGCCAAGTGTGAGCTGTGTGGGAAGGGTCCCCAGTTTGGTCACAACGTCAGCCACTCGAACGTTCGCACCAAGCGCATGTGGCAGCCGAACGTGCAGAAGGCTACAGTTGTGATCAACGGAGTCGAGCGCACTCTGCGCATCTGCACCAAGTGTTTGAAGACGCTCAGCAAATCCAAAGAATGA
- a CDS encoding cytochrome ubiquinol oxidase subunit I: MDPVLLARIQFGLTAAFHFLYPPVTIGLAWLIVYIGWRYLRTADPAYERMAAFWIKLFAMLFAVGVATGITMEFQFGTNWSTYSRFVGDIFGSPLAAEGVFAFFLESTFLGVLIFGRRRVSRGFYWFSSLMVAIGSTLSAFWIIVANSWQQTPTAYRIVGEEVFRRAELTDFLAAVFNPSTLPRYTHTVVASLLTGAFFMAGISAWYLLKSRHQEFARRSLQIGLVAAAVASLLILVTGHFHSVQVALTQPAKMAAFEGLFRTESGADLILWGFPDTANQTVRLKIALPGLLSFLIHFDPKATVAGLDQIARENWPPVELAFYPYHLMVLLGGWFILISWLGLLLGSRRFTSRPYLWAVLLSLPLPWLSLELGWMAAELGRQPWAVYGLLRTRDAVSVVVPAEQVLATIILFVLIYSLLLALLIFLLTREIARGPEPLAAVPAQEVVR; the protein is encoded by the coding sequence ATGGACCCTGTGCTCCTGGCGCGCATCCAGTTCGGGTTGACCGCCGCCTTCCACTTTCTGTATCCCCCCGTCACCATTGGTCTGGCATGGCTCATCGTCTATATCGGCTGGCGCTATCTGCGCACCGCTGACCCCGCATACGAAAGGATGGCGGCGTTCTGGATCAAGCTCTTTGCCATGCTCTTCGCCGTCGGGGTGGCCACCGGCATCACCATGGAGTTCCAGTTCGGCACCAATTGGTCTACCTATTCCCGTTTTGTGGGGGATATTTTCGGTTCGCCGCTGGCGGCGGAAGGCGTGTTCGCCTTTTTCCTCGAGTCCACCTTCCTGGGGGTGCTAATTTTCGGCCGCCGGCGCGTATCCCGCGGTTTTTACTGGTTCTCATCCCTGATGGTCGCCATCGGCTCCACCCTTTCCGCCTTCTGGATCATCGTCGCCAATTCCTGGCAGCAGACCCCGACAGCCTACCGCATTGTCGGGGAAGAGGTCTTCCGTCGGGCGGAGCTGACCGATTTCCTGGCAGCCGTCTTTAACCCCTCCACCCTGCCCCGCTACACGCATACCGTGGTGGCATCGCTGTTGACCGGCGCGTTCTTCATGGCCGGCATCAGCGCCTGGTACCTGCTGAAGAGCCGGCATCAGGAGTTTGCCCGCCGCTCGCTCCAGATCGGCCTGGTCGCCGCGGCAGTCGCTTCCCTGCTCATCCTGGTCACCGGACATTTCCATTCCGTGCAGGTGGCTCTGACCCAGCCGGCGAAAATGGCGGCATTTGAAGGGCTGTTCCGCACCGAAAGCGGTGCGGATCTTATCCTCTGGGGCTTTCCCGATACGGCCAACCAGACGGTGCGTCTCAAGATCGCCCTGCCGGGGCTCCTCAGCTTCCTGATCCACTTCGACCCCAAGGCGACGGTGGCCGGCCTGGACCAGATCGCTCGCGAGAACTGGCCGCCGGTGGAGCTGGCCTTCTACCCCTATCATCTGATGGTCCTGCTGGGTGGATGGTTCATCCTCATCTCCTGGCTGGGGCTACTGTTGGGCAGCCGGCGCTTCACCTCTCGCCCCTACCTGTGGGCCGTGCTCCTGTCCCTTCCCCTGCCCTGGCTCTCCCTGGAGCTGGGCTGGATGGCGGCGGAGCTGGGCCGGCAGCCCTGGGCGGTCTACGGTTTACTGCGCACGCGCGATGCCGTCTCTGTGGTAGTGCCGGCGGAACAGGTGCTGGCGACCATCATCCTCTTTGTGCTGATCTATTCGCTACTGCTCGCCCTGCTCATTTTCCTGCTGACGAGGGAGATCGCGCGCGGCCCCGAGCCTTTGGCCGCGGTGCCGGCGCAGGAGGTGGTACGATGA
- a CDS encoding Rrf2 family transcriptional regulator: MVKRETDYAIRTVLYLAMQPAGTHTTARALAREKLIPHALARRIVSRLTAAGILHSARGPSGGIALARPPAEITLLQVMQAVDGAPVVSPCVVEPASCPLMPECPVHEVWVDLQRSLETTLEHITFAQLAQRGLSLSQLPDPIFRCPESS, translated from the coding sequence ATGGTCAAGCGAGAGACAGACTACGCCATCCGCACCGTGCTGTACCTGGCCATGCAGCCGGCCGGCACCCACACCACCGCTCGCGCGCTGGCCCGGGAGAAGCTCATTCCGCACGCCCTGGCGCGGCGGATCGTCTCCAGGTTGACGGCCGCCGGCATCCTCCACAGCGCGCGCGGCCCCAGCGGTGGCATCGCGCTGGCCCGCCCGCCGGCCGAAATCACCCTCCTGCAGGTCATGCAGGCCGTGGACGGAGCGCCGGTTGTCAGCCCCTGCGTCGTGGAGCCGGCCTCCTGCCCCCTCATGCCAGAATGCCCCGTCCATGAGGTCTGGGTGGATCTTCAGCGTTCCCTTGAGACGACGCTGGAGCACATCACCTTCGCCCAGCTTGCACAGCGCGGGCTGTCATTGAGTCAACTCCCGGACCCGATATTCCGCTGTCCGGAGTCATCCTAA
- the cydB gene encoding cytochrome d ubiquinol oxidase subunit II, producing MSHALLQNIWFVLIGVLLTGYAILDGFDLGAGVLLPLVARSDRERRLVFQAIGPFWDGNEVWLLTGGGALFAAFPHVYATVFSGFYLALMLVLFALIMRAVSFEFRSRVENPRWRAVWDGVLCAGSLVPALLLGVAVGNILRGVPLTPEMEYAGTFFTLLNPFSLLVGLTGLSMFVTHGAIYLMNKTNGALAERAGRWASRGWIALLILTIATGAAAWFDTPARFQGKPALIWALPAAVLALMAWTRILLAQGKPGRAFLASSLTIAGLMALFGAACYPYLLPARNVVDIAGYQGLSIYNASASPLTLLTMLIIALIGVPIMLVYTAYIYHVFRGKVVLEEEGY from the coding sequence ATGAGCCATGCCCTGTTGCAGAATATCTGGTTCGTCCTTATCGGGGTCCTGCTCACCGGCTATGCCATTTTGGACGGGTTTGACCTGGGCGCCGGCGTTCTACTGCCGCTGGTAGCCCGCAGTGACCGCGAGCGCCGGCTGGTCTTCCAGGCCATCGGCCCCTTCTGGGATGGCAACGAGGTATGGCTCCTGACCGGGGGCGGGGCCTTGTTCGCCGCCTTCCCGCACGTCTACGCCACGGTGTTCAGCGGCTTTTACCTGGCGTTGATGCTGGTGCTCTTCGCCCTGATCATGCGCGCCGTGTCCTTTGAGTTCCGCAGTCGGGTGGAAAACCCGCGCTGGCGGGCCGTGTGGGACGGCGTATTGTGCGCCGGCAGTTTGGTGCCGGCGCTCCTGCTGGGGGTGGCTGTCGGGAACATCCTGCGCGGCGTCCCTCTCACCCCCGAAATGGAATACGCCGGCACCTTTTTCACCCTGCTCAATCCCTTCTCCCTGCTGGTGGGCTTGACCGGGCTGTCCATGTTCGTCACCCACGGCGCCATCTACCTGATGAACAAGACCAACGGCGCGCTGGCCGAGCGGGCCGGCCGGTGGGCCTCCCGGGGCTGGATCGCCCTGCTGATCCTGACCATTGCCACCGGCGCCGCCGCCTGGTTCGATACGCCGGCGCGCTTCCAGGGCAAGCCGGCGCTCATATGGGCACTGCCGGCGGCAGTGCTGGCCCTGATGGCCTGGACCCGTATCCTCTTGGCCCAGGGCAAGCCAGGGCGGGCCTTCCTGGCCTCTTCCCTGACGATTGCGGGATTAATGGCGCTCTTCGGGGCCGCATGCTATCCCTACCTCCTGCCGGCGCGCAACGTCGTGGACATCGCCGGCTATCAGGGGTTGAGCATCTATAACGCTTCCGCCTCGCCGCTGACCTTGCTGACCATGTTGATCATCGCCCTCATCGGCGTGCCCATCATGCTGGTGTATACCGCTTATATCTACCACGTTTTTCGCGGCAAGGTGGTGCTCGAAGAGGAAGGCTATTGA
- a CDS encoding ribulose-phosphate 3-epimerase, whose product MIKIAPSILSADFARLGEQVAEAEAAGADYIHVDVMDGHFVPNLTIGPVVVQALRRVTRLPLDVHLMVEKPESLLEAFAQAGADILTVHVETCPHLHRTLQQIHSLGVRAGVSLNPSTPLVTLEEILGDVDLVLVMSVNPGFGGQSFIERSVSRIRRLRQMMTEQRARAELSVDGGIHPGTAEQVVRAGANVLVAGSFIFSDPEGIAAAIRRLRTSAERALIARSV is encoded by the coding sequence ATCATCAAGATCGCGCCTTCCATCCTTTCCGCGGACTTCGCCCGCCTGGGAGAACAGGTGGCGGAGGCGGAAGCTGCCGGCGCCGATTATATCCACGTCGACGTCATGGACGGGCACTTCGTCCCCAACCTGACCATCGGCCCGGTGGTGGTGCAGGCCCTGCGCCGGGTGACCCGTCTGCCCTTGGACGTCCACCTTATGGTGGAGAAGCCGGAATCCCTGCTGGAGGCGTTCGCACAGGCCGGCGCGGACATCCTGACGGTGCACGTCGAGACCTGTCCTCATCTGCACCGCACGCTCCAGCAGATCCACAGCCTGGGCGTGCGGGCCGGCGTCAGCCTGAACCCCTCCACCCCGCTGGTGACGCTAGAGGAAATCCTGGGGGACGTGGACCTGGTGCTGGTGATGTCGGTGAACCCGGGCTTCGGCGGGCAGAGCTTTATCGAGCGCTCTGTGAGCAGGATCCGCCGGCTGCGCCAGATGATGACCGAACAACGCGCGCGGGCGGAGCTGTCGGTGGACGGGGGGATACATCCGGGGACCGCTGAGCAGGTGGTGCGGGCGGGGGCGAATGTGCTGGTGGCCGGCTCCTTCATCTTCAGCGACCCGGAGGGCATCGCGGCGGCCATCCGCCGTCTGAGGACCAGCGCGGAACGCGCACTGATCGCGCGTTCTGTGTAA